In one Cyanobacteriota bacterium genomic region, the following are encoded:
- a CDS encoding RNA-binding protein, with translation MNNKLFMGNLDYSVTSEELKAFLSEKWEVTECRVIEGKGFGFVTFASADAATQAKDELNDAEFKGRKLKADFAKERERTGGGDRDRGGDRGGDRRGGGGYKPRY, from the coding sequence ATGAACAACAAACTATTTATGGGTAATCTTGACTACTCAGTAACAAGTGAAGAGCTTAAGGCTTTTTTATCTGAGAAGTGGGAAGTAACCGAATGTAGAGTTATCGAAGGTAAGGGATTTGGTTTCGTTACTTTTGCAAGTGCTGATGCAGCAACTCAAGCAAAAGACGAACTCAATGACGCTGAATTCAAAGGACGTAAACTTAAAGCAGATTTTGCTAAAGAAAGAGAACGTACTGGCGGCGGCGACAGAGACAGAGGTGGCGATAGAGGCGGCGACAGAAGAGGCGGCGGCGGCTACAAACCAAGATACTAA